The Aminivibrio sp. genomic interval GAGAGCGGTGAAAAGGGGTTCATAGGAGGGCTTGCCCGCCCAGTAGACGGCAAGCGCAAGAGCGGAAATCACCATGACGGAGGCCCCGACGATGGAGAGCTTCTGCCACGGCTTGAGGGAAGACCAGAAGAGCCCGAGACGGGCGGAAAATCTTCGGAACCAGTCCATTCACAAAACCATTACACAGGCATCCGGGCAAGCTGCTGGTAGGCGTCAAGCAGTTTGTTCCTGACCTCGGTGATCATTCTGAGGGCGAACTCCGCCCTCTGGGAAGCGAGGACAACCCGGGAAATATCGTCCACGTCTCCCGTGGCGAGACTGTTCACCAGGCCGTCGGACTCCACCTGAAGATCGTTTACCCTCTTCATGGAATTCTGAAGAAGCTCTTCAAAGGAAAGGCCCGTACCGGCGGAACGGTCCTTCGCGGGAACCGCTTCCGGCCCGCGGACCGCAGCGGGTGAAGCGAGCTTCATAAGATCGATGTTCAACGAACCCATGGGGGCCCCCTCCTCATTTTTCCGGACAATATCGATACCGCGACCATACTATATTATCACAGCAGAGATAGTTATAACAAAAACGGGAAACGCAGGTATGCGCCTCCCGTCTGTTGTTCCATGAGCCTGAAGTCCTTTGTATTCAGGAACTTTCCGTCTGCTGTCCGATTACCGGGAGGAGCCGCTACCCCCGCATTATTTCCAGGGCTCCCGTCCACATGTTCCGAGCCGCGTCGACCACCGCGAGGTTCGCCTCGTAGGCCCTGCCGGCGGTGAGCATGTCCGCCATCTCCCTGACCACGTTCACGTTCGGGAAGGCCACGTATCCTTCCTCGTCAGCGTCCGGGTGGTCAGGCTGGTAGGCCAGCCGGGGAGGGGTGTCGTCCGTAGCGATCTCCACTACCCTGACTCCACCGGTATCCTCATAGCCGCCTATGGTCTTGTCGAGCATTTCGGCGAAGACAGGCACCTTTCTCCGGTAGGGGCCGCCTTCCGCTGTCCGGGTGGTGTTCACGTTCGCCAGGTTCGCCGATATGGAGTCGAGCCAGAGCCTGTGCGCCGTGAGGGAACTGCCCGATACGTCGATGGCCCGGAACATTCTCATGGTTATCTCCCCCCTATGACGAGGCGGTACAGGGAACTTTTCTTCGCTGCGAACCGGGTCATGGCGTTATAGGCCATACGAGTCTGGGACATGACGGCCATCTCCCGTTCGGGATCCACGTTGTTCCCGTCCAGCCGGAATTTTTCGTCATACACCTTGATTTCCTCGGGAACCACTGAACTGACTGTGAGGGGCCCCGAAGGTATGTGCCCTTCGTTGGTAACCGTCATGGGAAGCCGCCTCGGACCGTCCACGAGATCCCTGAGCTGATCCTCGAAGGAGACGTTCCGCCGGGCGAACTCCGGTGTGTTCGCATTGGCGATATTTCTCGACGTGGCTTCAAAGCGCTTCGAAAGCCCCTCGAGGTTTTTCTCCATTACTTTCCAGTTGAAGTCGCCCATCATGGCCTTTTCCCTCCCGCCCCGGTTCTTCCTGTTTGTTTCGGCGGGCTTTCCCCCGGACTTGAATCAGTCTTTCTGGAGCACTCCCAGCTCTTCCACGAAGAGAGGGCTGAGCACCTTGATGAAGGTTCCCTTCATGCCGAGGCTCCGGCTTTCGATGATGCCGGCGCTTTCCAGCTTCCGGAGGGCGTTCACGATGACGCTCCTGGTGACGCCCACCCTGTCCGCCACCTTGCTTGCGATGACCACACCCTCGAAGGAGCCGAGCTCGCTGATGATGTGCTTCACCGATTCCACTTCCGAATAGGAAAGTGCTCGCATGGCCATCTGGACGATAAGGCGTTCCCTGGAGCGCTCCTCGATGTTCTTTGTCCGTTCGTGGAGAATTTCGATGCCCACGAGGGTGGCCAGGTACTCCGCCAGGACGAGGTCCCGCATGGAGAAGGGCTGGAAGAACCGGACGAGAAGCAGCGTACCGAGTCTCTCCGCGGCACCGTAAATGGGAATGTAGAGCATGTGTTTCTCTGGCGCTTCGGTGCCGGCGTCGTCGAACAGGTAACCGTCGGTCTCGCTCAGCATGGTCTCCCTGTGCTGGTTCATCTTTTCGACGAAAGCCTCGGGCATATACCCCTTGTCGATGAAGTTGGACACTTCCTCGGAATGATACTCGGAAATCCACGAATGGCCGAGGATCTTGCCCTCCCGGTTGATCAGGTACACGTTGGCCGTGGAGAACTCGCACAGCAGCTTGGCGAGCTTGTTGTAGTCGGGCCTTGTACCTTCCCTGCGGCTCTGGAGGGCCCTGCCCACCTGCCGGGTTTTGTCGAGAAGATCCTTCAGTCCTGGTTCCTCATCGATTACGTGAGGTTCCGCCGCCCTTGCTTCTTCGATCGTTTTGCTTTTCTTTACGGCCACTCAAAATCCCTCCTGATATGGTATCCGTGCGCACCATCCGCACCGGAGCATGTAATGTAATCTACAGAAGATATCTTCTGATATCGCTGTCCGAAATTAGGGGTTCCAGCCTCTCCCGAACGAACTCGGGCGTTACCGTGAACTTACCCTGTCCCTCCTCGGGGGCGGCGAAGCTGATGTTCTCGAGAAGGTGCTCAATCATGGCATGGAGCCTCCTGGCCCCGATGTTTTCCATTTCGCCGTTCATCCGCTCCGCCAGGCGGGCCATTTCGTCCACCGCCTCGGGGGTGAAGTCCAGATTCACGCCTTCGGTGGAGAGAAGGGCTGTATACTGCCTTAGCAGGCTGTTTTCCGGTTCCACCAGAATGCGGGCCAGGTCCTCTCTCGTCAGGGGCTGAAGCTCCACCCGGATGGGGAACCTCCCCTGCAGTTCGGGCACCAGGTCCGACGGCTTCACGCTCGAGAAAGCCCCAGCGGCGATGAACAGAACATGGTCCGTGTTCACCGTGCCGTACTTCGTCTGGACGGGGGAACCTTCCACGATGGGCAGAAGATCCCGCTGAACCCCTTCCCGGCTGACATCGGGGCCGCCCGCGCCGCCACGGGCAACCACCTTGTCGATCTCGTCGAGAAAGACGATTCCCTCTTCCTGGGCCTTGTCGAGGGCCTCCCGGACGACGGCGTCCATATCCACCAGCTTTTCCGCTTCTTCTGCGGCGAGAATGGTCCGCGCCTCGGAGACCTTCATCCTGCGGCGCTTCGTCTTTTTGGGCAGCAGGCCGCCGAGCATGTCCCCGATGTTGATGCCCATGGAATCCATCCCGCCTCCACCGAGAAGGGGAATTCCCACCGACTGGCTCTCGGTGACGTCGATCTCCACTTCCCGGTCGTCGAGTTTGCCCTCCCGGAGCAGGGCAAGAATCTTCTTCCTGGTGGAATCCCGGAGCCTTTCCTCCTCGGGCGAATCATCCCGTTCCTGGTCCCTTTCCGGTGATCCCCCGCCACTGAAGAGGCGCATGAAATCGGGAACGGCGCTTTTTTTCTCCGGCCTGGGCAGCAGCACGTCCGCCAGCCTCTGTTCCGCCCGTTCCGCTGCGGGAACCTGAACATCCTCGATTTTCCGTTTCTTCACCATGGCCACGGCCGCCTCTGCCAGGTCCCGCACGATGGATTCCACGTCCCGCCCCACGTAGCCTACCTCGGTGAACTTGGTGGCCTCCACCTTGACGAAGGGGGCTTTCACAAGGTCGGCGAGGCGCCGGGCGATCTCGGTCTTGCCCACGCCCGTGGGCCCAACCATGAGGATGTTCTTCGGCGCCACTTCCTTCGCAATATTCTCGGGAAGGCGCCTTCTCCGGATGCGGTTTCTCAGGGCTATGGCCACGGATTTCTTTGCCTTCTCCTGCCCTACGATATACCGGTCGAGGTATTCCACGATCTGGCGCGGAGTGAGATCGAACCGGTCATTTTCCAGAATGTTCATTCTCCAAGTGCCTCCACTGTG includes:
- the fliE gene encoding flagellar hook-basal body complex protein FliE, producing MGSLNIDLMKLASPAAVRGPEAVPAKDRSAGTGLSFEELLQNSMKRVNDLQVESDGLVNSLATGDVDDISRVVLASQRAEFALRMITEVRNKLLDAYQQLARMPV
- the codY gene encoding GTP-sensing pleiotropic transcriptional regulator CodY, whose product is MKDLLDKTRQVGRALQSRREGTRPDYNKLAKLLCEFSTANVYLINREGKILGHSWISEYHSEEVSNFIDKGYMPEAFVEKMNQHRETMLSETDGYLFDDAGTEAPEKHMLYIPIYGAAERLGTLLLVRFFQPFSMRDLVLAEYLATLVGIEILHERTKNIEERSRERLIVQMAMRALSYSEVESVKHIISELGSFEGVVIASKVADRVGVTRSVIVNALRKLESAGIIESRSLGMKGTFIKVLSPLFVEELGVLQKD
- the flgB gene encoding flagellar basal body rod protein FlgB — its product is MMGDFNWKVMEKNLEGLSKRFEATSRNIANANTPEFARRNVSFEDQLRDLVDGPRRLPMTVTNEGHIPSGPLTVSSVVPEEIKVYDEKFRLDGNNVDPEREMAVMSQTRMAYNAMTRFAAKKSSLYRLVIGGR
- the flgC gene encoding flagellar basal body rod protein FlgC: MRMFRAIDVSGSSLTAHRLWLDSISANLANVNTTRTAEGGPYRRKVPVFAEMLDKTIGGYEDTGGVRVVEIATDDTPPRLAYQPDHPDADEEGYVAFPNVNVVREMADMLTAGRAYEANLAVVDAARNMWTGALEIMRG
- the hslU gene encoding ATP-dependent protease ATPase subunit HslU, which codes for MNILENDRFDLTPRQIVEYLDRYIVGQEKAKKSVAIALRNRIRRRRLPENIAKEVAPKNILMVGPTGVGKTEIARRLADLVKAPFVKVEATKFTEVGYVGRDVESIVRDLAEAAVAMVKKRKIEDVQVPAAERAEQRLADVLLPRPEKKSAVPDFMRLFSGGGSPERDQERDDSPEEERLRDSTRKKILALLREGKLDDREVEIDVTESQSVGIPLLGGGGMDSMGINIGDMLGGLLPKKTKRRRMKVSEARTILAAEEAEKLVDMDAVVREALDKAQEEGIVFLDEIDKVVARGGAGGPDVSREGVQRDLLPIVEGSPVQTKYGTVNTDHVLFIAAGAFSSVKPSDLVPELQGRFPIRVELQPLTREDLARILVEPENSLLRQYTALLSTEGVNLDFTPEAVDEMARLAERMNGEMENIGARRLHAMIEHLLENISFAAPEEGQGKFTVTPEFVRERLEPLISDSDIRRYLL